Proteins from one Drosophila gunungcola strain Sukarami chromosome 3R, Dgunungcola_SK_2, whole genome shotgun sequence genomic window:
- the LOC128266127 gene encoding uncharacterized protein LOC128266127, whose translation MAEQENNPIEQEKNQEDHDENMPESVDDVPSVLAALSLIRIQEKQMDLNDNNTSDSQTAWETIELTETSQISEGAIDDIPTSGDLSAQMKIPGICEENKNDVPIVQKSTPTKLIQKIPETPPIVPNPKEDFLEEISEGAIEHIPNSGDLSTQEKIPDICEENKNDVPIVQKSTPTKLVQKIPETPPIEPNPKEDFLEEISEGAIEHIPNSGDLSTQEKIPDICEENKNDVPIVQKSTLTKLMQKIPETPPIVPNPKEDFLEEISEGAIEHIPNSGDLSTQAKIPDICKEDNDDVPIVQGGTPFKLIQEIPKTPAIVPNPKEDLLEEISEGAIEHIPTSGDLSTQAKIPDICKEDNDDVPIVQGGTPFKLIQEIPKTPAIVPNPKEDIMEEISEGAIEHIPTSGDLSTQEKIPDICEENKNDVPIVQKSTLPKLIQKIPETPPIVPSPKEDFLEEISEGAIEHIPNSGDLSTQAKIPDICKEDNDDVPIVQGGTPFKLIQEIPKTPAIVPNPKEDLLEEISEGAIEHIPTSGDLSTQEKIPDICEENKNDVPIVQKSTLPKLIQKIPETPPIVPNPKEDLMETISEGAIEHIPTSGDLSTQGKIPDILEKDNDDVPNLQKSTPSKLPHEISETPAIVPNPKEDFLEEIPAPISFSLGEKDMIEKKQEEKLIDLPSPEVNKSSNDMSSDPLLENIEINDDVYYILGEDDTVHQGQLLKFRKSSNSDVADEYYVRYMGAGKKPDAWVDIHHISEKEEDFGGHSSAKKMKLTNLQSEQELKIDKKKQQEAENTTKKYIEKVQFGRYEIDTWYSSPYPGKFGKVPILYVCEFCLKYMSMRKSYAYHLYECKQRAPPGCLIYRKDDIFIYEVDGNKNTLYCQFLCLLSKLFLEYKGLFYDPAPFFFYIMCVKDQDGEHIVGYYARDKDSEENFNVACLLVLPPFQRKGYGKLLIALSYVISRREGFIGGPEKPLSFLGQLCYRGFWCYTLLEELSNHALTEKITLKELSESTGFLKEDIIYALQVMKMIKYFEGVNVICTMPSIIEARLKLPQFRKPRLELDPKCLAWKAGTNAKD comes from the exons ATGGCAGAGCAGGAGAATAATCCAATTGAGCAGGAAAAGAACCAAGAGGATCATGATGAAAATATGCCTGAATCTGTGGATGATGTGCCGTCCGTATTGGCAGCTCTTTCCTTGATCAGAATTCAAGAGAAGCAAATGGAccttaatgataataatactTCTGACAGTCAAACCGCATGGGAAACG ATCGAGTTAACAGAGACGTCTCAAATTTCTGAAGGCGCCATAGATGATATACCAACTTCAGGGGATCTTTCGGCTCAGATGAAGATTCCAGGCATCTGCGAGGAGAATAAGAACGATGTCCCAATTGTACAGAAGAGTACACCCACCAAATTGATCCAGAAGATTCCAGAGACTCCACCGATTGTGCCTAATCCCAAAGAGGATTTTCTGGAGGAGATTTCCGAAGGCGCCATAGAGCATATACCAAATTCAGGAGATCTTTCGACTCAGGAGAAGATTCCAGACATTTGCGAGGAGAATAAGAACGATGTCCCAATTGTACAGAAAAGTACACCTACCAAATTGGTCCAGAAGATTCCAGAGACTCCACCGATTGAGCCTAATCCCAAAGAGGATTTTCTGGAGGAGATTTCCGAAGGCGCCATAGAGCATATACCAAATTCAGGAGATCTTTCGACTCAGGAGAAGATTCCAGACATTTGCGAGGAGAATAAGAACGATGTCCCAATTGTACAGAAAAGTACACTCACCAAATTGATGCAGAAGATTCCAGAGACTCCACCGATTGTGCCTAATCCCAAAGAGGATTTTCTGGAGGAGATATCTGAAGGCGCCATAGAGCATATACCAAATTCAGGAGATCTTTCGACACAGGCGAAGATTCCAGACATCTGCAAGGAGGATAACGACGATGTCCCAATTGTACAGGGAGGTACACCCTTCAAATTGATCCAGGAGATTCCAAAGACTCCAGCGATTGTGCCTAATCCCAAAGAGGATCTTTTGGAGGAGATTTCTGAAGGCGCCATAGAGCATATACCAACTTCAGGAGATCTTTCGACACAGGCGAAGATTCCAGACATCTGCAAGGAGGATAACGACGATGTCCCAATTGTACAGGGAGGTACACCCTTCAAATTGATCCAGGAGATTCCAAAGACTCCAGCGATTGTGCCTAATCCCAAAGAGGATATTATGGAGGAGATTTCTGAAGGCGCCATAGAGCATATACCAACTTCAGGAGATCTTTCGACTCAGGAGAAGATTCCAGACATTTGCGAGGAGAATAAGAACGATGTCCCAATTGTACAGAAAAGTACACTCCCCAAATTGATCCAGAAGATTCCAGAGACTCCACCGATTGTGCCTAGTCCCAAAGAGGATTTTCTGGAGGAGATTTCTGAAGGCGCCATAGAGCATATACCAAATTCAGGAGATCTTTCGACACAGGCGAAGATTCCAGACATCTGCAAGGAGGATAACGACGATGTCCCAATTGTACAGGGAGGTACACCCTTCAAATTGATCCAGGAGATTCCAAAGACTCCAGCGATTGTGCCTAATCCCAAAGAGGATCTTTTGGAGGAGATTTCTGAAGGCGCCATAGAGCATATACCAACTTCAGGAGATCTTTCGACTCAGGAGAAGATTCCAGACATTTGCGAGGAGAATAAGAACGATGTCCCTATTGTACAGAAAAGTACACTCCCCAAATTGATCCAGAAGATTCCAGAGACTCCACCGATTGTGCCTAATCCCAAAGAGGATCTTATGGAGACGATTTCTGAAGGCGCCATTGAGCATATACCAACTTCAGGAGATCTTTCGACTCAGGGGAAGATTCCAGACATCCTTGAGAAGGATAACGACGATGTCCCAAATTTGCAGAAAAGTACACCCTCCAAATTGCCGCACGAGATTTCAGAGACTCCAGCGATTGTACCTAATCCCAAAGAGGATTTTCTGGAGGAGATCCCAGCCCCAATATCTTTTTCCTTAGGCGAAAAGGACATGatcgaaaaaaaacaagaggaGAAGCTTATTGATCTGCCTTCTCCAGAGGTAAATAAATCCTCCAATGATATGTCCAGTGATCCCCTTTTGGAAAACATCGAAATTAACGATGATGTATACTACATACTAGGCGAAGATGACACCGTTCACCAGGGGCAATTGCTTAAATTTCGAAAATCAAGTAACTCAGATGTAGCTGACGAATACTATGTCCGCTATATGGGTGCAGGCAAAAAACCAGATGCCTGGGTGGACATACACCACATATCGGAAAAGGAGGAGGACTTTGGAGGACATTCGTCAGCCAAGAAGATGAAGTTGACTAACCTTCAAAGCGAGCAAGAGCTAAAAATCGATAAGAAAAAACAACAGGAAGCCGAGAATACGACAAAAAAGTACATTGAAAAAGTTCAATTTGGGCGTTACGAGATTGACACCTGGTACAGTAGTCCCTATCCTGGTAAGTTCGGCAAGGTGCCAATCCTCTACGTTTGTGAGTTTTGCCTGAAGTACATGAGCATGCGGAAAAGCTACGCCTATCATCTATATGAATGCAAGCAGAGGGCTCCGCCAGGATGCTTAATTTACCGAAAGGACGATATCTTTATCTACGAGGTGGATGGCAACAAGAATACCCTCTACTGCCAGTTTCTTTGCCTCTTGTCCAAGCTTTTCCTGGAATACAAGGGCTTGTTCTACGATCCCGCTCCTTTCTTCTTTTACATTATGTGTGTGAAGGATCAGGATGGCGAGCATATTGTGGGCTACTATGCCAGGGATAAGGACTCGGAGGAGAACTTCAATGTGGCCTGCCTGCTTGTTTTACCGCCATTCCAGCGAAAGGGCTATGGAAAGCTGCTGATCGCCTTGAGCTATGTGATCTCTCGCAGGGAGGGCTTCATTGGCGGTCCAGAGAAGCCACTATCGTTTTTGGGCCAACTTTGCTATCGCGGCTTTTGGTGCTACACCCTTCTCGAAGAGTTGAGTAACCACGCCTTAACGGAGAAGATTACCCTCAAGGAACTCAGCGAATCGACCGGTTTCTTAAAGGAGGACATCATCTACGCTCTGCAGGTTATGAAAATGATCAAGTACTTTGAAGGCGTCAACGTCATTTGCACTATGCCCAGCATAATCGAAGCTCGCCTCAAGCTGCCGCAGTTTAGGAAGCCTAGACTGGAACTCGATCCCAAGTGCCTCGCATGGAAGGCGGGCACCAACGCCAAGGattag